One region of Streptomyces rishiriensis genomic DNA includes:
- a CDS encoding serine protease, with the protein MRRPFVRALSRPLILAAAAVAIPLGSAAPAASDGVVVGGFPVDVSQSPWAVALSSRDRFGGMRSGQFCGGVAVGPSTVLTAAHCMGEDVLGAPPGELADLKVVAGRTDLYRDTGQEVTVRSVWVNPGYDSGSNAGDFAVLTLAQPLPAAAVIGMAAEGDPAYQAGTEAVVYGWGDSTGFGAYAHSLRAARVHVLSDASCERAYPGTSDGTYDARSMVCAGEARGGRDACQGDSGGPLVARGRLIGLVSWGSGCGRPGSPGVYTRVSDAVRTLGWTRALGSPATPSESG; encoded by the coding sequence ATGCGACGTCCCTTTGTCCGGGCCCTGTCCCGGCCGTTGATCCTGGCGGCCGCGGCGGTGGCCATACCCTTGGGCTCCGCCGCACCGGCAGCCTCCGACGGTGTGGTCGTGGGCGGCTTCCCGGTCGATGTCTCCCAGAGCCCGTGGGCGGTCGCGCTGTCCAGTCGTGACCGGTTCGGAGGTATGCGCTCCGGGCAGTTCTGCGGCGGCGTGGCCGTCGGCCCGTCCACCGTACTCACCGCGGCCCACTGCATGGGCGAGGACGTCCTGGGAGCGCCGCCGGGGGAGCTGGCCGACCTGAAGGTCGTCGCGGGCCGTACGGACCTGTACAGGGACACCGGTCAGGAGGTCACCGTGCGTAGCGTCTGGGTCAATCCCGGCTACGACAGCGGCAGCAACGCCGGGGACTTCGCCGTGCTCACCCTTGCCCAGCCCCTTCCGGCGGCGGCGGTCATCGGCATGGCCGCCGAAGGCGATCCGGCGTACCAGGCCGGCACGGAGGCCGTCGTCTACGGGTGGGGTGACAGCACCGGCTTCGGTGCGTACGCGCACAGTCTGCGAGCGGCTCGTGTCCATGTGCTGTCCGACGCGTCCTGCGAGCGGGCCTATCCGGGCACCTCCGACGGCACCTACGACGCGCGGAGCATGGTGTGCGCCGGAGAGGCGCGGGGCGGCCGCGACGCCTGTCAGGGAGACAGCGGGGGGCCACTGGTCGCGCGGGGCCGGCTCATCGGACTCGTGTCATGGGGCAGTGGTTGTGGTCGGCCGGGAAGTCCGGGCGTCTACACGCGGGTCTCCGACGCCGTGAGGACGCTCGGCTGGACCCGGGCGCTCGGAAGCCCGGCGACACCCTCTGAGAGCGGCTGA
- a CDS encoding response regulator transcription factor — protein MTKEAERKPARVVVADDQTVVREGIVMLLGLLPGVEVVGSAGDGEEAVRLVAELAPDVVLMDLRMPRCDGVEATRRIRSGHPGTQVVVLTTYADDESLFPALKAGARGYLTKDAGGEEIVRAVHSVLSGDAGLSPSVQRRLLERLSAPEPEPVAPAVVPDGLTSREAEVLVLIAEGLSNQEIARRLSVSTATVKTHINNMFSKTGLKDRAQAVRYAYGKGLVRPPAG, from the coding sequence ATGACGAAGGAGGCGGAGCGGAAGCCCGCCAGGGTCGTGGTCGCGGACGATCAGACGGTCGTCCGGGAAGGCATCGTCATGCTGCTCGGGCTGCTGCCGGGCGTCGAGGTCGTGGGCTCGGCCGGGGACGGGGAAGAGGCTGTGCGGCTCGTCGCCGAACTGGCTCCCGACGTCGTGCTGATGGACCTGCGCATGCCTCGCTGTGACGGAGTGGAAGCGACCCGGCGTATCCGATCCGGGCATCCCGGAACGCAGGTCGTGGTCCTCACGACCTACGCGGACGACGAATCCCTCTTCCCGGCGCTGAAGGCGGGCGCACGGGGGTATCTCACGAAGGACGCGGGCGGGGAGGAGATCGTACGGGCCGTGCACAGCGTGCTGTCCGGGGACGCGGGACTGTCGCCGAGTGTCCAGCGAAGGCTGCTTGAGCGCCTGTCGGCGCCGGAACCGGAGCCGGTCGCGCCCGCTGTCGTCCCCGACGGGCTCACATCCCGCGAGGCGGAGGTGCTCGTGCTGATCGCCGAGGGACTCAGCAACCAGGAGATCGCCCGCAGGCTGAGCGTGTCCACCGCGACGGTGAAGACCCACATCAACAACATGTTCTCCAAGACGGGGCTCAAGGACCGGGCCCAGGCGGTGCGTTACGCGTACGGGAAGGGGCTGGTCCGGCCGCCTGCGGGGTGA
- a CDS encoding DUF1453 domain-containing protein, whose product MSGLVDALLIAAVAALVIVRQFRAGRVDTDRRWWLLPGILAVLALREPDLLDGRHHAEAALVLGAELIVALAMGAAWAWTTRIWVEPDGAVWSKGTRASVAVWGVGIALRAGFFGVGALLGLRQDSAALLLGLAVTLLVRSGILVRRAQFLDRTVVHSAAYGDQAPRSPWKERV is encoded by the coding sequence ATGTCCGGGCTCGTCGACGCACTGTTGATCGCGGCCGTGGCCGCACTCGTGATCGTGCGGCAGTTCCGCGCAGGCCGCGTCGACACGGACCGGCGCTGGTGGCTCCTTCCGGGAATCCTGGCCGTCCTGGCGCTGCGCGAACCCGATCTGCTCGACGGTCGTCACCACGCCGAGGCGGCCCTGGTGCTCGGCGCCGAACTGATCGTCGCTCTGGCCATGGGAGCCGCCTGGGCCTGGACCACCCGCATCTGGGTGGAGCCGGACGGCGCGGTATGGAGCAAGGGCACCAGAGCGAGCGTGGCCGTATGGGGAGTCGGCATCGCTTTGAGAGCCGGCTTCTTCGGAGTCGGCGCACTGCTGGGCCTCCGCCAGGACAGTGCGGCCCTGCTGCTGGGGCTCGCAGTGACCTTGCTGGTCCGTTCCGGGATCCTTGTCCGGCGCGCGCAGTTCCTGGACCGGACGGTCGTGCACTCCGCGGCGTACGGTGACCAGGCGCCCCGGTCCCCGTGGAAGGAACGCGTGTGA
- a CDS encoding DUF485 domain-containing protein, with protein sequence MQSSNGRARADGDGSESGAPTPHVHEPHQGQGQAYAEAPGDVRYEDPWYDALASGWGESAIMSTPADVPAARRRKTGTGAAAQIYLEVQHSAAFQEVRSRYRRFVVPAAVGFFIWYVAYVVTATTAPGLMARPVAGAVNVALLAGLGQFVSTFLLTWAYARHARLRRDRAALELRWDTQELTRGAEGGAS encoded by the coding sequence ATGCAGTCAAGCAACGGTCGTGCCCGCGCCGACGGGGACGGTTCCGAGAGCGGCGCCCCCACGCCACACGTGCACGAACCTCATCAAGGACAGGGCCAGGCGTACGCCGAGGCGCCAGGCGATGTGCGCTACGAGGACCCGTGGTACGACGCGCTCGCCTCGGGCTGGGGCGAGTCGGCCATCATGAGCACTCCCGCCGACGTCCCCGCGGCACGTCGGCGGAAGACCGGCACCGGTGCGGCGGCTCAGATCTATCTCGAGGTGCAGCACAGCGCGGCCTTTCAGGAGGTGCGCAGCCGGTACCGCCGATTCGTGGTGCCCGCCGCCGTCGGTTTCTTCATCTGGTACGTGGCCTACGTGGTGACCGCGACGACCGCGCCCGGACTCATGGCGCGGCCGGTGGCGGGCGCGGTGAACGTGGCCCTGCTCGCCGGGCTGGGGCAGTTCGTCAGCACGTTCCTGCTCACCTGGGCCTATGCCCGGCACGCACGGCTGCGCCGGGACCGCGCCGCGCTCGAACTGCGCTGGGACACGCAGGAATTGACTCGGGGAGCAGAAGGCGGTGCGTCGTGA
- a CDS encoding sensor histidine kinase, with product MTENAWTRWPSREALGPRGISRPRRLLAWAVRLLVGGALGWSAFHDSRIQGWVAVAGVGGVLVAGGLAWALFRTTLAHRLWPSLALLLMLLGLAAGAEAADFRSPAAVLWCGCAVVALERLPLGAALPVASAGFAAFAVVNDDSLATSAVASAGMALAGYALRLDAEARATAQRLLTQERAARVAETESAALAERARIAREIHDVLAHSLSAQLVHLEAARLLIERGADREQILGRVVAAREMARDGLEETRQSLCALRGELTPLEDFLADLVRMSDGAEVKVGGERRPLPAEASQAVRRVAQEALTNARKHAPGAKVRVRLDYGRQEVTLDVRDSGGAPGELAEAGGGYGLLGMRERAELLGGSLVAGADEEGFVVTLKVPV from the coding sequence GTGACGGAGAACGCCTGGACACGCTGGCCCTCACGGGAGGCTCTGGGCCCCAGAGGGATCTCGCGCCCCAGGCGGCTGCTGGCCTGGGCAGTAAGGCTGCTGGTCGGGGGCGCGCTCGGATGGAGCGCCTTCCACGACAGCCGCATCCAGGGGTGGGTCGCGGTCGCCGGGGTCGGCGGCGTTCTCGTGGCAGGCGGCCTGGCGTGGGCTCTCTTCCGGACCACGCTCGCACACCGGCTGTGGCCGTCCCTGGCGCTTCTCCTGATGCTGCTGGGACTGGCGGCCGGGGCCGAGGCCGCGGACTTCCGCTCCCCGGCCGCGGTCCTGTGGTGTGGCTGTGCCGTCGTGGCACTGGAGCGACTGCCTCTCGGGGCGGCGCTGCCGGTGGCTTCGGCCGGGTTCGCCGCCTTCGCCGTCGTCAACGACGATTCGCTGGCGACGTCGGCCGTCGCCAGCGCGGGCATGGCTCTCGCCGGATACGCCCTGCGTCTGGACGCCGAAGCCAGAGCCACCGCACAGCGACTGCTCACCCAGGAGCGGGCGGCGCGCGTGGCCGAGACCGAGTCGGCCGCTCTCGCCGAGCGGGCCCGCATCGCCCGGGAGATTCATGATGTCCTGGCCCACAGCCTCTCGGCGCAGCTCGTGCACCTGGAGGCGGCCCGGCTGCTGATCGAGCGGGGCGCGGACCGCGAGCAGATTCTCGGCCGCGTGGTCGCGGCACGGGAGATGGCCCGCGACGGTCTCGAGGAGACCAGGCAGTCGCTCTGCGCGCTGCGCGGCGAGCTGACACCGCTGGAGGACTTTCTGGCCGACCTCGTCCGCATGTCCGACGGCGCCGAGGTCAAGGTGGGAGGGGAACGCAGACCGCTGCCGGCCGAGGCCTCGCAGGCCGTGCGGCGGGTCGCTCAGGAAGCTTTGACGAACGCTCGTAAACACGCGCCGGGCGCCAAGGTCCGTGTACGGCTGGACTACGGCCGGCAGGAAGTGACCCTGGACGTGCGGGACTCGGGTGGTGCGCCGGGCGAACTGGCCGAGGCTGGAGGCGGGTACGGTCTGCTGGGTATGCGGGAGCGCGCCGAACTGCTGGGTGGGTCGCTCGTCGCCGGGGCGGACGAGGAAGGGTTCGTGGTGACGCTGAAGGTGCCGGTATGA
- a CDS encoding DNA gyrase/topoisomerase IV subunit B: protein MTAETSVPSTALLAGADRDGSNYTARHLLVLEGLEAVRKRPGMYIGSTDSRGLMHCLWEIIDNSVDEALGGYCDYIEVILHDDASVEVRDNGRGIPVDVEPKTGLSGVEVVMTKLHAGGKFGGGSYAASGGLHGVGASVVNALSARLDVEVDRSGHTHAISFRRGVPGAFAGNGPDSKFEPGGLRKIKRVAKNRTGTRVRYWADRQIFLKDAKLSLENLHQRARQTAFLVPGLTIVVRDEYGLGEGGSKGEESFRFDGGISEFCEYLATDKPVCDVLRFTGQGTFKETVPVLDEHGQMTPTEVTRELGVDVALRWGTGYDANLKSFVNIIATPKGGTHVAGFEQAVAKTMNEVLRAKKLLRVAEDDIVKDDALEGLTAVVTVRLAEPQFEGQTKEVLGTSAARRIVNTVISRELKAFLTSAKRDAAAQARVVMEKAVAAARTRIAARQHKDAQRRKTALESSSLPAKLADCRSDDVERSELFIVEGDSALGTAKLARNSEFQALLPIRGKILNVQKSSVTDMLKNAECGAIIQVIGAGSGRTFDIDAARYGKIIMMTDADVDGSHIRTLLLTLFHRYMRPMVEAGRVFAAVPPLHRIELVQPKKGQDKYVYTYSDRELRDKLMAFQSKGVRYKDSIQRYKGLGEMDADQLAETTMDPRHRTLRRINLSDLDAAEQVFDLLMGNDVAPRKEFISSSAATLDRSRIDA from the coding sequence GTGACCGCCGAAACGTCCGTGCCGTCCACAGCGCTGCTGGCAGGAGCAGACCGGGACGGTTCCAATTACACCGCGCGGCACCTGCTCGTCCTCGAGGGACTCGAGGCCGTGCGGAAGCGCCCGGGGATGTACATCGGCTCGACCGACAGCCGTGGCCTGATGCACTGCCTGTGGGAAATCATCGACAACTCCGTCGACGAGGCCCTGGGGGGTTACTGCGACTACATCGAGGTGATCCTCCACGACGACGCCTCGGTCGAGGTCCGTGACAACGGCCGTGGCATCCCGGTCGACGTGGAGCCGAAGACAGGGCTGTCCGGTGTCGAGGTCGTCATGACCAAGCTGCACGCCGGCGGCAAGTTCGGCGGCGGCTCCTACGCCGCCTCCGGCGGTCTGCACGGCGTCGGCGCCTCCGTCGTCAACGCCCTGTCCGCCCGTCTCGACGTCGAGGTGGACCGAAGCGGGCACACGCACGCGATCAGCTTCCGGCGTGGAGTTCCCGGCGCCTTCGCAGGCAACGGCCCCGACTCCAAGTTCGAGCCGGGCGGCCTGCGGAAGATCAAGAGGGTCGCCAAGAACCGGACCGGCACGCGGGTGAGGTACTGGGCCGACCGCCAGATCTTTTTGAAAGACGCCAAGCTCTCCCTGGAGAACCTCCACCAGCGCGCCCGCCAGACCGCCTTCCTGGTGCCCGGCCTGACCATCGTCGTCCGCGACGAGTACGGCCTCGGCGAGGGCGGCAGCAAGGGCGAGGAGTCCTTCCGCTTCGACGGCGGCATCAGCGAGTTCTGCGAGTACCTGGCCACCGACAAGCCCGTCTGCGACGTCCTCCGCTTCACCGGACAGGGCACCTTCAAGGAGACCGTCCCCGTCCTGGACGAGCACGGGCAGATGACTCCCACGGAGGTCACCCGTGAACTCGGCGTCGACGTGGCGCTGCGCTGGGGCACCGGTTACGACGCGAACCTCAAGTCCTTCGTCAACATCATCGCCACGCCCAAGGGCGGCACTCACGTCGCCGGCTTCGAGCAGGCGGTCGCCAAGACGATGAACGAGGTGCTGCGCGCCAAGAAGCTGCTGCGCGTGGCCGAGGACGACATCGTGAAGGACGACGCCCTCGAGGGCCTGACCGCCGTCGTCACGGTGCGTCTCGCGGAGCCCCAGTTCGAGGGCCAGACCAAGGAGGTCCTCGGTACCTCGGCGGCCCGGCGCATCGTGAACACGGTGATCTCCAGGGAGCTCAAGGCGTTCCTGACCTCCGCCAAGCGCGATGCCGCAGCTCAGGCGCGGGTCGTCATGGAGAAGGCGGTCGCAGCGGCGCGGACGCGGATCGCGGCCCGGCAGCACAAGGACGCCCAGCGCCGCAAGACGGCTCTGGAGTCCTCGTCCCTGCCCGCCAAGCTCGCCGACTGCCGCAGCGACGACGTCGAGCGCAGCGAGCTGTTCATCGTCGAGGGGGACTCCGCGCTCGGTACGGCCAAGCTCGCCCGGAACTCCGAGTTCCAGGCGCTCCTGCCGATCCGGGGCAAGATCCTCAACGTCCAGAAGTCGTCCGTCACCGACATGCTCAAGAACGCCGAGTGCGGCGCGATCATCCAGGTCATAGGAGCGGGCTCCGGGCGCACCTTCGACATCGACGCGGCGCGCTACGGCAAGATCATCATGATGACCGACGCCGATGTGGACGGCTCCCACATCCGGACGCTGCTCCTGACGCTGTTCCACCGCTACATGCGGCCCATGGTCGAGGCGGGGCGGGTGTTCGCCGCTGTCCCGCCGCTGCACCGCATCGAGCTCGTCCAGCCCAAGAAGGGCCAGGACAAGTACGTGTACACGTACTCGGACCGTGAGCTGCGCGACAAGCTGATGGCGTTCCAGAGCAAGGGCGTCCGGTACAAGGACTCCATCCAGCGTTACAAGGGTCTCGGTGAGATGGACGCCGACCAGCTGGCCGAGACGACGATGGACCCGCGCCACCGCACCCTGCGGCGCATCAACCTCTCCGACCTGGACGCTGCCGAGCAGGTGTTCGATCTGCTCATGGGTAATGACGTGGCGCCGCGCAAGGAGTTCATCTCCAGCTCGGCGGCGACGCTGGACCGGTCCCGTATCGACGCGTAA
- a CDS encoding RNA polymerase sigma factor, whose translation MSASTSRTLPPEIAESVSVMALIERGKAEGQIAGDDVRRAFEADQIPATQWKNVLRSLNQILEEEGVTLMVSAAEPKRTRKSVAAKSPAKRTATKTVAAKAVTTRKATATAAPATEAAPAVDDSADEAAPAKKAAAKKTTAKKAVAKKTVAKKTAAKKTTAGKDDAEVAEDEVLEDVKPGEEEEEGTENKGFVLSDDDEDDAPAQQVAVAGATADPVKDYLKQIGKVPLLNAEQEVELAKRIEAGLFAEDKLANADKLAPKLKRELEIIAEDGRRAKNHLLEANLRLVVSLAKRYTGRGMLFLDLIQEGNLGLIRAVEKFDYTKGYKFSTYATWWIRQAITRAMADQARTIRIPVHMVEVINKLARVQRQMLQDLGREPTPEELAKELDMTPEKVIEVQKYGREPISLHTPLGEDGDSEFGDLIEDSEAVVPADAVSFTLLQEQLHSVLDTLSEREAGVVSMRFGLTDGQPKTLDEIGKVYGVTRERIRQIESKTMSKLRHPSRSQVLRDYLD comes from the coding sequence GTGTCGGCCAGCACATCCCGTACGCTCCCGCCTGAGATCGCCGAGTCCGTCTCTGTCATGGCGCTCATTGAGCGGGGAAAGGCTGAGGGGCAGATCGCCGGCGACGATGTGCGTCGGGCCTTCGAAGCTGACCAGATTCCGGCCACTCAGTGGAAGAACGTACTGCGCAGCCTCAACCAGATCCTCGAGGAAGAGGGTGTGACGCTGATGGTCAGTGCCGCGGAGCCCAAGCGCACCCGAAAGAGCGTCGCAGCGAAGAGTCCGGCCAAGCGCACCGCCACCAAGACGGTCGCGGCGAAGGCGGTGACCACGAGGAAGGCCACCGCCACGGCCGCCCCGGCCACCGAGGCCGCTCCCGCTGTGGACGATTCCGCAGACGAAGCCGCCCCCGCCAAGAAGGCGGCTGCCAAGAAGACGACCGCCAAGAAGGCGGTCGCGAAGAAGACCGTCGCCAAGAAGACGGCGGCCAAGAAGACGACCGCGGGCAAGGACGATGCCGAGGTCGCTGAGGACGAGGTCCTCGAGGACGTCAAGCCCGGCGAAGAGGAGGAGGAGGGGACCGAGAACAAGGGTTTCGTCCTCTCCGACGACGACGAGGACGACGCGCCCGCCCAGCAGGTCGCCGTGGCCGGTGCCACCGCCGACCCGGTGAAGGACTACCTCAAGCAGATCGGCAAGGTCCCGCTGCTCAACGCCGAGCAGGAGGTCGAGCTCGCCAAGCGCATCGAGGCCGGTCTGTTCGCCGAGGACAAGCTGGCCAACGCCGACAAGCTCGCCCCGAAGCTCAAGCGCGAGCTGGAGATCATCGCCGAGGACGGCCGACGCGCCAAGAACCACCTCCTGGAGGCCAACCTCCGTCTGGTGGTCTCCCTGGCCAAGCGTTACACCGGCCGCGGCATGCTCTTCCTGGACCTCATCCAGGAGGGCAACCTCGGTCTGATCCGCGCGGTCGAGAAGTTCGACTACACCAAGGGCTACAAGTTCTCCACGTATGCCACCTGGTGGATCCGTCAGGCGATCACCCGCGCCATGGCCGACCAGGCCCGCACCATCCGTATTCCGGTGCACATGGTCGAGGTCATCAACAAGCTCGCGCGCGTGCAGCGTCAGATGCTTCAGGACCTGGGCCGCGAGCCCACCCCGGAGGAGCTGGCCAAGGAACTCGACATGACCCCCGAGAAGGTCATCGAGGTCCAGAAGTACGGCCGCGAGCCCATCTCGCTGCACACCCCGCTGGGTGAGGACGGTGACAGCGAGTTCGGTGACCTCATCGAGGACTCCGAGGCCGTGGTCCCGGCCGACGCGGTCAGCTTCACGCTCCTCCAGGAGCAGTTGCACTCCGTCCTCGACACCCTGTCCGAGCGCGAGGCGGGCGTCGTCTCCATGCGGTTCGGTCTCACCGACGGTCAGCCGAAGACCCTCGACGAGATCGGCAAGGTGTACGGCGTGACGCGCGAGCGCATCCGTCAGATCGAGTCCAAGACCATGTCCAAGCTGCGCCACCCGTCCCGTTCGCAGGTGCTGCGCGACTACCTCGACTAG
- a CDS encoding DUF7455 domain-containing protein, translating into MTTVLTPASPMTAADRCDRCGAQAYVRVVLLSGGELLFCAHHGRKFEPELKKIAAEIQDETERLTTVPASTPEEER; encoded by the coding sequence GTGACTACTGTTCTGACCCCCGCGAGCCCGATGACGGCCGCTGACCGCTGCGACCGCTGCGGCGCCCAGGCGTACGTACGCGTCGTCCTGCTCAGCGGTGGAGAACTGCTCTTCTGCGCCCACCACGGCCGCAAGTTCGAGCCGGAACTCAAGAAGATCGCCGCTGAGATACAGGACGAGACAGAGCGGCTGACGACCGTTCCGGCCTCCACCCCGGAAGAAGAGCGCTGA